A stretch of Aerococcus urinaehominis DNA encodes these proteins:
- a CDS encoding YSIRK-type signal peptide-containing protein (The YSIRK form of extended signal peptide directs nascent proteins to the cross-wall site, while signal peptides lacking YSIRK direct proteins instead to the cell pole. A large fraction of YSIRK proteins are surface proteins anchored by sortase-mediated processing of a C-terminal LPXTG motif.), translating to MVGKNNHQLRQEKMGQKVFKYSIRRLSVGVASVAVAAGILFASQEQVAQAASTEASVSETTAEAVETEPAGEAMTQPEPETTINPATEANEVPVESVGQPVEGSFSEKVGENTDSTIEEDAQPDANRVMLYAAPTNNTDLETGTRAADNPAANEAQTAELEQEIPFREETFGEKTYDQGEAGPIRFNTAEVRPVDSSSGKIDLALRFWPQGGAASRWGTVEGTKYPGRYVIGFANPEFYKNIASIETTDGNGPLGTTVWSSNESGRDWTMPLTNANLKAGIEGSLSPVDVRITLKEGVTLDSLGLANTPLPFTVGMVTGSGAGNEFNLVESRSIDNSFILANNPNNPDPAKNPELFAPNRTSGAAGESRFADGLFTTNGIGQSVYYDQDSNSIISRHTINYPPQNMLQSNYNWALYVKEQIPKVLVQYVDPNGVKLGVMNDTSNPNLFRNSLNEPIDPIPLVMDDTGLVDSSRTPAISITQADPNNRQEQIAALKNAQKNLDSKVFEGTIGQPRTYSIVYPLVEGASITDIANALAEYTKQNKNKLLFESWLEADFVDTPGGPLNGQIPYADNGAAPKRLVNSYANAYFDSYYELSQASTNEPTTQQVTTEVGTVPEADAGITNKAELPEGTTFAWETAPDVSKVTTKDDQGNDVPVTGRVRVTYPDTSSEVVTVPVVVTEKTAKEADSYNPVANPVTKDQGQAVTEDEVKKSVTVPNYTENPKYPGQTPTVSVDNPSQLPDGSTVGTTNVPVTVTYPDGSTDKLNVPVTINPAKPEAKTNVIGTVKPVEPTAAKQDTGLVVENPSTDTTVAAKDEDGKDIPTEIGQDGKISVTPGTDVDGPIKVTVTDPDLANGEESFDVPVNGHTQGQDDNQSATSVDDSQVTPVDPADKKQGTGIVVKNPDKDTKVSGKDEDGKDIPTVINPDTGEVEVTPGTNVDGPITVTVEDPELPAGKQEIEVPVNNHTNGVDDNNNGNPTSPKTNVTGTVKSVEPTADQQDTGLVVENPSADTTISAKDEDDKDIPVEIGQDGKVLVTPGTDVDGPIKVTVTDPDLTNGAETYDVPVTGHTAGKDDNGNGQPTGPVTPEAKTNVTGIVTPVNPTADQQDTGLVVENPSADTTVSAKDEDGKDIPVEIGQDGKVLVTPGTDVDGPIKVTVTDPDLTNGAETYDVPVNGHTVDKDDNGNGQPIGPVIPEAKTNVTGTVTPVNPTADQQDTGLVVENPSADTTVSAKDEDGKDIPVEIGQDGKISVTPGTDVDGPIKVTVTDPDLTNGAETYDVPVNGHTVGKDDNGNGQPTGPVTPEVKTNVTGTVKPVNPTADKQDTGLVVENPSADTTVSAKDEDGKDIPVEIGQDGKISVTPGTDVDGPIKVTVKDPDLANGEESFEVPVNGHKDDQDDNGTNTSVDDSQVKPVKPTDDKQGTGIIVKNPDADTKVSAKDEDGKDIPVVINPETGEVEVTPGTKVDGPITVIVEDPQLPGGKQETEVPVDGHAKDQNDNPTSVDNSNIKSVNPTKDKQGTGIIVNHPDKDTKVSAKDEDGKDVPVVINPETGEVEVTPGTNVDGPITVVVTDPELPNGYARVEVPVNNHEKDKDDNGDGKPTGPVTPEAKTTVDESKVTPVNPTDDKQGTGIIVNNPDKDTKVTAKDEDGKDIPAVINPATGEVEVTPGTKVDGPITVVVTDKDLPGGQTTITVPVVGHEAGRDDNKSGQPGKQDPVKPGTETPTTKTTVDESKVTPVNPTDDKQGTGIIVNNPDKDTKVTAKDEDGNTVPAVINPATGEVEVTPGTKVDGPITVVVTDKDLPGGQTTITVPVVGHETGRDDNKSGQPGKQDPIKPGTETPTTKTTVDESKVTPVQPTDDKQGTGIIVNNPDKDTTVTAKDEDGNPVPAVINPATGEVEVTPGTKVDGPITVVVTDKDLPGGQATITVPVVGHEAGRDDNKSGQPGKQDPTTPTTKTTVDESKVTPVQPTDDKQGTGIIVNNPDKDTTVTAKDEDGNSIPAVINPATGEVEVTPGTKVDGPITVVVTDKDLPGGQATITIPVVGHEAGRDDNKSGQPDAQDPAQPSDKGQTKPTDQAGIADPVKPAAKASQPAKAATSIDSAVKEQLPSTGAVSMSYLALTLAGLGSVFALAGRRKKED from the coding sequence TTGGTAGGTAAAAACAATCACCAGCTCCGTCAGGAAAAGATGGGGCAAAAAGTGTTTAAATATTCAATCAGACGGCTGAGCGTCGGCGTTGCCTCGGTTGCAGTTGCAGCAGGTATCCTATTCGCTAGTCAGGAACAGGTTGCCCAAGCAGCTAGCACTGAAGCAAGTGTGAGCGAAACAACAGCAGAAGCAGTTGAAACTGAACCTGCTGGTGAAGCAATGACGCAACCAGAGCCAGAAACAACTATTAATCCAGCAACTGAGGCTAACGAAGTACCAGTTGAATCAGTTGGACAACCGGTTGAGGGTAGTTTCTCTGAGAAAGTAGGAGAGAATACAGACTCGACTATTGAGGAAGATGCTCAACCAGATGCCAACAGAGTTATGCTGTATGCAGCCCCAACCAATAATACAGATTTAGAAACTGGTACCCGGGCGGCTGACAATCCAGCAGCAAATGAAGCACAAACAGCAGAATTAGAACAAGAAATTCCTTTCCGAGAGGAAACTTTTGGGGAGAAGACATATGACCAAGGTGAAGCGGGACCTATTCGTTTCAATACGGCTGAGGTACGTCCGGTCGATAGTAGCAGTGGAAAAATAGACTTAGCCCTACGTTTCTGGCCTCAGGGAGGTGCGGCTTCTCGTTGGGGAACAGTAGAGGGAACCAAATATCCTGGGCGTTATGTCATTGGCTTTGCTAACCCAGAGTTTTATAAGAATATTGCCAGTATTGAGACAACTGATGGAAACGGGCCTTTAGGTACGACAGTATGGTCTAGCAACGAAAGTGGCCGCGATTGGACCATGCCTTTGACTAACGCCAACTTGAAGGCGGGAATCGAAGGATCTTTATCGCCTGTTGATGTACGTATTACCCTTAAAGAGGGTGTAACATTAGATAGTCTAGGCTTAGCAAATACACCTTTACCGTTTACTGTCGGTATGGTGACAGGTAGTGGAGCTGGTAACGAATTCAACCTAGTTGAAAGTCGCTCGATTGATAATAGCTTTATCTTAGCTAACAACCCAAACAATCCAGATCCAGCTAAAAATCCAGAATTATTTGCCCCGAACAGAACATCTGGTGCTGCTGGTGAATCACGCTTTGCTGATGGTCTTTTTACTACCAATGGTATCGGACAAAGTGTTTATTATGATCAGGATAGCAACTCAATTATTTCTCGCCACACCATCAACTACCCGCCTCAAAATATGTTACAGTCTAACTATAACTGGGCACTTTATGTTAAGGAACAGATTCCAAAAGTATTGGTTCAATATGTTGACCCGAACGGTGTGAAGTTAGGTGTGATGAACGATACATCTAATCCGAACTTGTTTAGAAATTCTCTTAATGAGCCGATTGACCCTATTCCATTAGTGATGGATGATACAGGCTTAGTCGATTCATCCAGGACACCGGCTATTTCGATTACCCAGGCAGATCCAAATAACCGTCAAGAACAAATCGCTGCCTTAAAAAATGCGCAAAAGAATTTAGACAGTAAAGTATTTGAAGGGACAATTGGTCAACCAAGAACTTATTCGATTGTCTATCCGCTGGTTGAAGGCGCAAGTATCACAGACATTGCCAATGCTTTAGCTGAATATACCAAGCAAAATAAGAATAAACTCTTATTTGAATCGTGGCTGGAAGCTGATTTTGTTGATACACCAGGTGGTCCGCTAAATGGTCAAATACCTTATGCAGATAATGGGGCAGCACCTAAGCGTCTAGTTAATTCTTATGCTAATGCTTACTTTGATTCTTACTATGAATTAAGCCAAGCCAGCACCAATGAACCAACTACTCAGCAAGTAACCACTGAAGTTGGTACTGTGCCGGAAGCAGATGCTGGTATTACCAATAAAGCGGAATTACCGGAAGGAACCACCTTTGCCTGGGAAACTGCTCCAGACGTCAGCAAGGTAACTACTAAAGATGACCAAGGCAATGATGTGCCAGTCACTGGTCGTGTTCGCGTGACTTACCCTGATACCAGTTCAGAGGTAGTGACAGTGCCTGTAGTGGTTACTGAAAAGACTGCTAAAGAGGCAGATTCTTACAACCCTGTGGCAAATCCTGTCACTAAAGACCAGGGCCAAGCTGTTACTGAAGACGAAGTTAAGAAGTCTGTTACTGTTCCAAACTATACTGAAAATCCTAAATATCCAGGGCAAACTCCAACCGTTTCAGTTGATAACCCGAGTCAATTGCCAGATGGAAGTACAGTTGGGACAACTAATGTGCCAGTGACAGTAACCTATCCAGACGGGTCTACCGATAAATTAAATGTGCCAGTGACAATTAATCCAGCTAAACCTGAAGCTAAGACCAACGTTATTGGTACAGTTAAGCCAGTTGAGCCAACAGCAGCTAAACAAGACACTGGACTAGTTGTTGAAAATCCGAGCACCGATACCACAGTTGCTGCCAAGGACGAAGACGGTAAGGATATTCCGACTGAAATCGGCCAGGACGGTAAAATTTCTGTGACACCAGGTACAGATGTGGACGGTCCAATCAAGGTGACCGTCACTGATCCAGATTTAGCTAATGGCGAAGAATCCTTTGATGTCCCAGTCAATGGCCATACTCAGGGTCAAGATGATAATCAATCAGCTACTTCAGTTGATGATAGCCAAGTGACACCAGTGGACCCTGCAGATAAGAAACAGGGAACAGGTATTGTTGTTAAGAATCCGGATAAGGATACAAAAGTATCTGGTAAGGATGAAGATGGAAAAGATATCCCAACAGTCATCAATCCAGACACGGGTGAAGTAGAAGTAACACCAGGAACCAATGTTGATGGACCGATTACTGTGACTGTTGAAGATCCAGAATTACCAGCTGGTAAGCAGGAGATTGAAGTTCCAGTCAACAACCATACGAATGGTGTGGATGACAACAACAATGGTAATCCAACTTCACCCAAGACAAACGTGACTGGTACAGTTAAGTCAGTCGAGCCAACCGCTGACCAACAAGACACTGGCCTAGTCGTTGAAAATCCAAGTGCTGATACCACCATTTCAGCCAAGGACGAAGACGATAAGGATATTCCGGTAGAAATTGGTCAAGACGGTAAGGTACTAGTGACCCCAGGTACTGATGTCGATGGGCCAATCAAGGTGACAGTAACCGATCCAGATTTAACTAATGGTGCAGAAACTTATGATGTACCAGTGACTGGTCATACAGCTGGCAAGGATGATAACGGCAATGGCCAACCAACTGGTCCAGTTACGCCAGAAGCTAAGACTAATGTCACCGGTATAGTTACGCCAGTTAACCCAACCGCTGACCAACAAGACACTGGCCTAGTCGTTGAAAATCCAAGTGCTGATACCACAGTTTCAGCTAAGGACGAAGACGGCAAAGACATTCCAGTTGAAATTGGTCAAGACGGCAAGGTGCTAGTGACGCCAGGTACTGATGTTGACGGCCCAATCAAGGTGACAGTAACTGATCCGGACTTAACAAACGGTGCAGAAACTTATGATGTACCAGTGAACGGTCATACAGTTGATAAGGATGACAATGGTAATGGTCAACCAATCGGTCCAGTAATCCCAGAAGCTAAGACCAATGTCACTGGCACGGTTACGCCAGTTAACCCAACCGCTGACCAACAAGACACTGGCCTAGTCGTTGAAAATCCGAGCGCCGATACCACAGTTTCAGCCAAGGACGAAGACGGTAAGGATATTCCAGTTGAAATCGGTCAAGACGGTAAGATTTCTGTGACGCCAGGTACTGATGTCGATGGTCCAATCAAGGTGACAGTAACTGATCCAGACTTAACAAACGGTGCAGAAACTTATGATGTACCAGTGAACGGTCATACAGTTGGTAAGGATGACAACGGCAATGGCCAACCAACTGGTCCAGTAACCCCAGAAGTTAAGACCAACGTTACCGGTACCGTTAAACCAGTTAATCCAACCGCTGACAAGCAAGACACGGGTCTAGTCGTTGAAAATCCGAGCGCCGATACCACCGTTTCAGCTAAGGACGAAGATGGCAAAGATATTCCAGTTGAAATCGGTCAAGATGGTAAGATTTCTGTGACGCCAGGTACTGATGTGGACGGCCCAATCAAGGTAACTGTGAAAGATCCAGATTTAGCTAATGGCGAAGAAAGCTTTGAAGTCCCAGTGAACGGCCATAAAGATGACCAAGACGACAACGGCACCAACACATCAGTGGATGATAGCCAGGTGAAACCAGTTAAACCAACTGATGACAAACAAGGTACAGGTATCATCGTTAAGAATCCGGATGCGGATACTAAGGTATCAGCCAAGGATGAAGACGGTAAGGATATTCCAGTCGTTATCAACCCAGAAACTGGTGAAGTCGAGGTAACACCAGGTACTAAGGTAGATGGTCCAATCACTGTAATCGTCGAAGATCCTCAATTACCAGGTGGTAAGCAAGAAACTGAAGTACCTGTTGATGGTCATGCCAAAGACCAAAATGACAACCCAACTTCTGTGGACAACAGCAATATCAAATCAGTTAACCCTACTAAAGACAAACAAGGTACAGGTATCATCGTTAACCATCCGGACAAAGACACTAAGGTATCAGCCAAGGACGAAGATGGTAAAGATGTACCAGTAGTGATTAACCCAGAAACAGGCGAGGTTGAAGTAACTCCAGGTACCAATGTTGATGGCCCAATCACTGTAGTTGTTACCGACCCTGAGTTGCCAAATGGTTATGCCCGAGTTGAAGTTCCTGTCAATAACCATGAAAAAGACAAGGATGATAATGGCGACGGCAAGCCAACAGGCCCAGTCACTCCAGAAGCTAAGACCACAGTTGATGAAAGTAAGGTTACGCCAGTTAACCCAACTGATGACAAACAAGGTACTGGTATCATCGTCAATAACCCTGACAAGGACACTAAAGTGACCGCTAAGGATGAAGACGGTAAGGATATTCCAGCAGTCATCAACCCAGCAACTGGTGAGGTCGAAGTAACCCCAGGTACTAAGGTCGACGGTCCAATCACAGTAGTTGTGACTGATAAAGACTTACCTGGTGGACAAACCACTATCACTGTTCCAGTAGTAGGTCATGAAGCTGGTCGCGATGACAACAAGTCTGGTCAACCAGGCAAGCAAGACCCTGTTAAACCAGGTACTGAGACGCCAACTACTAAGACCACAGTTGATGAAAGTAAGGTTACACCAGTTAACCCAACTGACGACAAACAAGGTACAGGTATCATCGTCAATAATCCTGACAAGGACACTAAAGTGACCGCCAAGGATGAAGATGGTAATACTGTTCCAGCAGTCATCAACCCAGCAACTGGTGAGGTTGAAGTAACCCCAGGTACTAAGGTCGACGGTCCAATCACAGTAGTTGTGACTGATAAAGACTTACCTGGCGGACAAACCACCATCACTGTTCCAGTAGTAGGTCATGAGACTGGTCGCGACGATAACAAGTCTGGTCAACCAGGCAAGCAGGATCCTATCAAACCAGGTACTGAGACGCCAACTACTAAGACCACAGTTGATGAAAGTAAGGTTACGCCAGTTCAACCAACTGATGACAAACAAGGCACTGGCATCATCGTCAATAACCCTGACAAAGACACGACAGTGACAGCCAAGGATGAAGATGGTAATCCTGTTCCAGCAGTCATCAACCCAGCAACTGGTGAGGTTGAAGTAACCCCAGGGACTAAGGTGGACGGTCCAATCACAGTAGTTGTTACTGATAAAGACTTACCTGGTGGACAAGCGACTATCACTGTTCCGGTAGTAGGTCATGAAGCTGGTCGCGACGATAACAAGTCTGGTCAACCAGGCAAGCAAGATCCTACAACACCAACTACTAAGACCACAGTTGATGAAAGTAAGGTTACGCCAGTTCAACCAACAGATGACAAACAAGGTACAGGTATCATCGTCAATAACCCTGACAAGGACACTACAGTGACCGCCAAGGATGAAGATGGTAATAGTATCCCAGCAGTCATTAACCCAGCAACTGGTGAGGTTGAAGTAACGCCAGGTACTAAGGTCGATGGTCCAATCACAGTAGTTGTGACTGATAAAGACCTACCAGGTGGTCAAGCAACTATTACTATTCCGGTAGTAGGTCACGAAGCTGGTCGCGATGACAATAAGTCTGGTCAACCAGACGCGCAAGATCCTGCTCAACCAAGTGATAAAGGACAGACTAAACCAACTGACCAAGCCGGAATCGCTGATCCAGTTAAACCGGCAGCTAAGGCTAGCCAACCTGCTAAAGCAGCGACCTCAATTGATTCAGCTGTCAAAGAGCAGCTACCTAGCACAGGTGCGGTATCAATGAGCTATCTTGCTTTGACGCTTGCGGGTCTTGGTTCAGTCTTTGCCCTAGCTGGTCGTCGTAAGAAAGAAGATTAA
- the ilvC gene encoding ketol-acid reductoisomerase, which produces MAKVYYEKDITVDALDGKKIAVIGYGSQGHAHAQNLRDNGNDVIIGIREGSSADRARKDGFEVKSVADAAKAADIVMILTPDETQAETYENEIAPNLEAGNAIAFGHGFNIHFQTIEPAADIDVFMVAPKGPGHLVRREFVKGSAVPSLFAVYQDATGNARDIAMSWANQIGAGRVGFLETDFKEETETDLFGEQAVLCGGAMHLIQAGFETLTEAGYQPEIAYFEVLHEMKLIVDLMYEGGMEHMRRSISNTAEFGDYVSGPRVITEETKAHMKDVLTDIQNGSFAKRFTDDYKNGFPEFHKMREAEQGHQIEKVGAELREMMPFVKENAVDTRN; this is translated from the coding sequence ATGGCAAAAGTTTATTATGAAAAAGATATTACAGTAGATGCACTCGACGGCAAAAAAATTGCGGTTATCGGCTATGGTTCTCAAGGCCATGCCCATGCCCAAAACTTACGTGATAACGGTAATGATGTGATTATCGGCATCCGCGAAGGCTCATCAGCTGACCGGGCTCGCAAGGATGGTTTCGAAGTGAAATCTGTTGCCGATGCTGCTAAGGCTGCTGACATTGTCATGATTTTAACACCTGACGAAACCCAAGCGGAAACTTATGAAAATGAAATCGCCCCTAACCTAGAAGCTGGTAATGCCATTGCCTTTGGTCATGGTTTCAACATCCACTTCCAAACCATTGAACCAGCTGCCGATATCGATGTCTTCATGGTAGCCCCTAAAGGTCCAGGGCACTTAGTACGTCGTGAATTCGTTAAAGGTTCAGCAGTCCCATCATTATTTGCAGTCTACCAAGATGCGACTGGCAACGCACGTGACATCGCCATGTCATGGGCTAACCAAATCGGTGCTGGCCGAGTTGGCTTCTTAGAGACTGACTTTAAAGAAGAAACAGAAACTGACCTCTTCGGTGAGCAAGCTGTCCTATGTGGTGGTGCTATGCACTTAATCCAAGCCGGTTTCGAAACCCTAACTGAAGCGGGTTACCAACCAGAAATTGCCTACTTCGAAGTCCTACATGAAATGAAATTGATTGTTGACTTGATGTATGAGGGTGGTATGGAACACATGCGTCGCTCAATCTCTAACACCGCTGAGTTTGGTGACTATGTATCAGGCCCACGCGTGATTACTGAAGAAACTAAGGCTCATATGAAAGACGTGTTAACCGATATCCAAAACGGTTCATTCGCTAAACGCTTCACTGATGACTACAAGAATGGTTTCCCAGAATTCCACAAGATGCGTGAAGCAGAACAAGGTCACCAAATCGAAAAAGTTGGTGCTGAACTACGTGAAATGATGCCATTCGTTAAAGAAAACGCAGTTGACACCCGTAACTAA
- the ilvA gene encoding threonine ammonia-lyase IlvA: MSDLVTKDDVLAAYKTLKPVVAQTPCQHSSYLSSKYDANIYLKREDLQIVRSFKLRGAYYAIDQLDQAALDRGVICASAGNHAQGVAYTCHKKQVQATIFMPNTTPNQKIDQVKYFGGDYVNIMIQGDTFDACSQAAHDYASQNGLTFVEPFNDRNVIAGQGSLAVEIHQDLVAEGEQADYVMVPVGGGGLVAGVSAYVHEAMPTSQVVAVEPTGASSLVAAHQAGHPVELDHVDHFADGTAVACVGNLNFANTEAYVDDYLSVPEGQIAATILELYTKLAIVAEPSGALSVAGLELMKDQIKGKTVVCVISGGNNDIKRMAEIEEKALMYEGILHYFVVNFPQRAGALREFLNYTLNPDDDITRFEYTKRSNKESGPVLVGVQLGDHQNLPGLLERMAEFDPNYINLQENDTLYQFLV; encoded by the coding sequence ATGTCTGACTTAGTCACCAAAGATGATGTGCTTGCTGCCTACAAGACCTTAAAGCCAGTTGTGGCCCAAACGCCTTGCCAGCACTCTTCCTACCTATCTAGTAAATACGACGCCAATATCTATCTCAAGCGTGAGGACCTACAAATTGTCCGCTCTTTTAAATTAAGAGGGGCCTACTATGCCATTGATCAGTTGGACCAAGCAGCCCTGGATCGAGGGGTTATTTGTGCCTCAGCCGGTAACCATGCCCAGGGGGTGGCCTATACCTGCCACAAGAAGCAAGTCCAGGCGACCATTTTTATGCCCAATACCACGCCCAACCAGAAGATAGACCAGGTCAAGTATTTTGGTGGTGACTATGTCAACATTATGATCCAAGGAGACACCTTTGATGCCTGCAGCCAAGCTGCCCATGACTATGCCAGCCAGAACGGTCTAACCTTTGTCGAACCCTTTAATGACCGCAATGTCATTGCTGGCCAAGGGAGCTTAGCCGTTGAAATCCACCAGGACCTGGTGGCTGAAGGCGAACAAGCCGACTATGTTATGGTACCAGTTGGTGGAGGTGGCTTGGTCGCTGGGGTGTCCGCCTATGTTCATGAGGCCATGCCAACCAGCCAGGTGGTAGCCGTTGAACCGACCGGGGCTTCATCCCTAGTCGCCGCCCACCAAGCGGGTCACCCGGTTGAGTTAGACCATGTTGACCACTTTGCGGACGGGACCGCAGTGGCCTGCGTGGGTAACCTCAACTTTGCTAATACTGAGGCTTACGTAGATGACTATCTATCAGTGCCAGAAGGGCAAATTGCTGCCACCATCTTGGAGCTCTATACCAAACTAGCCATTGTGGCTGAGCCTTCCGGGGCCCTATCAGTAGCTGGTCTCGAATTAATGAAGGACCAAATCAAGGGCAAGACGGTCGTTTGTGTGATTTCCGGTGGTAATAACGACATCAAACGGATGGCAGAAATCGAAGAAAAGGCCCTCATGTATGAAGGCATCCTCCATTACTTTGTGGTGAACTTCCCGCAAAGAGCTGGGGCGCTGCGTGAATTCTTAAATTACACCCTCAACCCTGATGACGACATTACCCGTTTTGAATATACTAAGCGGTCTAACAAGGAGTCTGGCCCAGTATTAGTGGGCGTCCAGTTGGGCGACCATCAGAACCTGCCAGGACTGTTAGAACGGATGGCGGAGTTTGACCCTAATTATATTAACTTGCAGGAAAATGATACCCTTTATCAGTTCTTGGTATAG
- the ilvB gene encoding biosynthetic-type acetolactate synthase large subunit gives MAESKTVKIGTELLVEALAEQNVDHIFGYPGGAVLHIYDQFFKTGENHILARHEQGAAHMADGYARATGKTGVCIVTSGPGATNTVTGVATAMMDSVPMVVITGQVAEDGIGKDAFQETDIIGVMTPITKYCFQVRHAREIPRIVAEAFYIANSGRKGPVLIDIPKNIGVQEVTMDEVSVDMDLPGYQPDPEVDMDAIRQVMTVLENSHKPLILVGAGVAKSQASQDLREFANRYQIPVASTLLGLGTMPADSDLFTGMAGMHGTYASNMALMECDCLINIGSRFDDRVATKPDDFAPEAKIVHIDIDAAEMGKTVRPDYPVVADAKTALQIMLQIPMPNYQVNQDWLDHVQANKDRYPYPIPASDHGMIRPQEVLKYLGERTAGEAYIVTDVGQHQMWAGQFYPYKHPAQLITSGGLGTMGFGVPATIGAAFGEPDKTVVGIVGDGGFQMTNQELNIIQHYDIKPKFIILNNTVLGMVHQWQQAFYDDRYSHSEFGPGLPDFVKLSEALGVKAARVTDPADMQAAIDTMLDYDGAYVLEVMIDKYETVLPMIAPGKANNEMEGIE, from the coding sequence ATGGCAGAAAGTAAAACCGTTAAAATCGGTACTGAATTATTAGTTGAAGCCTTAGCTGAACAAAATGTCGACCATATTTTTGGTTACCCAGGTGGCGCCGTCTTACATATTTATGACCAATTCTTTAAAACAGGAGAAAATCATATTTTGGCCCGTCATGAACAAGGTGCAGCCCACATGGCTGACGGTTATGCCCGAGCTACAGGTAAGACAGGTGTATGCATTGTGACCAGTGGCCCAGGTGCGACCAATACCGTAACTGGTGTGGCGACAGCGATGATGGACTCTGTCCCCATGGTCGTAATCACTGGCCAGGTAGCTGAGGATGGGATTGGTAAAGATGCCTTCCAGGAAACCGACATTATCGGCGTCATGACCCCAATTACCAAGTATTGCTTCCAGGTCCGCCACGCCCGGGAAATCCCGCGCATCGTGGCCGAGGCCTTCTATATCGCTAATTCTGGTCGTAAGGGGCCAGTCCTGATTGATATTCCTAAAAATATTGGCGTCCAAGAAGTGACCATGGATGAAGTATCAGTTGATATGGACTTGCCCGGTTACCAACCAGATCCAGAAGTGGATATGGATGCCATTCGCCAGGTTATGACAGTACTAGAAAATAGTCACAAGCCTCTGATTTTAGTGGGAGCCGGTGTCGCTAAAAGTCAAGCCAGCCAAGACCTGAGAGAGTTTGCTAACCGCTACCAGATTCCAGTTGCTTCAACCCTCTTGGGCCTAGGAACTATGCCAGCTGACAGTGACCTCTTTACTGGTATGGCTGGTATGCACGGGACCTATGCTTCCAATATGGCTCTGATGGAATGTGACTGCCTCATTAATATTGGCTCACGTTTTGACGACCGGGTAGCGACCAAGCCTGATGATTTCGCCCCAGAGGCCAAGATTGTCCATATCGATATTGATGCGGCGGAAATGGGTAAGACGGTTCGCCCTGATTATCCAGTGGTGGCTGATGCTAAAACCGCCCTGCAAATTATGTTACAAATTCCTATGCCCAACTACCAGGTTAACCAAGATTGGCTAGACCATGTCCAAGCCAATAAGGACCGCTATCCTTATCCGATTCCGGCTAGTGACCACGGCATGATTCGCCCCCAAGAAGTACTCAAGTATTTAGGCGAGCGGACTGCAGGTGAAGCCTATATCGTCACTGACGTTGGCCAACACCAAATGTGGGCAGGTCAATTCTACCCTTATAAGCATCCAGCTCAATTGATTACTTCTGGAGGCTTGGGGACCATGGGCTTCGGCGTCCCAGCTACGATTGGGGCGGCCTTTGGTGAACCAGACAAGACTGTCGTTGGTATTGTTGGCGATGGTGGCTTCCAAATGACCAACCAAGAATTGAATATTATCCAGCACTATGATATTAAACCTAAGTTTATTATCCTCAACAATACCGTGCTGGGTATGGTCCACCAGTGGCAACAAGCCTTTTATGATGACCGCTATTCACATTCAGAATTTGGTCCTGGCCTACCGGACTTTGTCAAGCTCAGCGAAGCTCTAGGTGTAAAAGCGGCTCGAGTAACTGACCCAGCTGATATGCAGGCTGCTATCGATACCATGTTAGATTACGATGGCGCCTACGTCTTGGAAGTTATGATTGATAAATATGAAACCGTACTGCCAATGATTGCGCCTGGCAAGGCCAATAATGAGATGGAGGGGATTGAGTAA
- a CDS encoding ACT domain-containing protein, with product MLYRLIQTRVANRPGVLNRITQVILRPRYNIDTLTLTGTDDPGVSIITVGIRFEDLEAARLLTKQLEKQVDVIYALDITEGVQV from the coding sequence ATGCTTTACCGTTTAATCCAAACCCGCGTTGCTAACCGGCCCGGGGTCTTAAATCGAATTACTCAGGTTATTTTGCGCCCGCGCTACAATATTGATACCTTGACCCTGACTGGGACCGATGATCCTGGCGTATCAATTATCACTGTTGGCATCCGTTTTGAAGATTTAGAAGCAGCTCGCTTACTGACAAAACAGCTTGAAAAACAGGTGGATGTCATTTATGCTTTAGATATTACAGAAGGTGTCCAAGTCTAG